In Ostrea edulis chromosome 6, xbOstEdul1.1, whole genome shotgun sequence, a single window of DNA contains:
- the LOC125648357 gene encoding uncharacterized protein LOC125648357 isoform X2, whose translation MNALTTLTVTCFALCLTFCLAARSYNSGRRPRPPQVEPPFPNPSPSPCPFGRQMDQSQLCQSSFFPNTPSQCPRGFFCNTPADGFGYCCLNRSPCPQGNPFQRNGGAVNCDRQRCPGRYVCTRGPGYAVCCRGSTGNSYSRH comes from the exons ATGAACGCTCTAACCACGCTAACGGTGACCTGTTTTGCCCTGTGTCTCACATTCTGCCTGGCAGCGAGAAGTTACA ATTCTGGTAGAAGACCAAGACCACCTCAGGTTGAGCCTCCTTTTCCTAACCCTTCACCCTCTCCCTGTCCATTTGGTCGTCAGATGGATCAAAGTCAGTTGTGCCAATCTTCGTTTTTCCCCAACACTCCCAGCCAGTGCCCAAGAGGATTTTTCTGTAACACTCCTGCAGATGGATTCGGATATTGCTGTTTAA ATAGAAGTCCATGTCCTCAAGGGAATCCATTCCAACGCAATGGCGGGGCGGTAAACTGTGATCGACAGCGCTGCCCAGGACGATATGTTTGTACGCGAGGACCTGGATACGCCGTGTGTTGTCGAG GATCAACGGGCAATTCCTATTCACGTCACTAA
- the LOC125648357 gene encoding uncharacterized protein LOC125648357 isoform X1: MNALTTLTVTCFALCLTFCLAARSYNSGRRPRPPQVEPPFPNPSPSPCPFGRQMDQSQLCQSSFFPNTPSQCPRGFFCNTPADGFGYCCLNRSPCPQGNPFQRNGGAVNCDRQRCPGRYVCTRGPGYAVCCRGKPMKLVRLLNTLSPKTHS, from the exons ATGAACGCTCTAACCACGCTAACGGTGACCTGTTTTGCCCTGTGTCTCACATTCTGCCTGGCAGCGAGAAGTTACA ATTCTGGTAGAAGACCAAGACCACCTCAGGTTGAGCCTCCTTTTCCTAACCCTTCACCCTCTCCCTGTCCATTTGGTCGTCAGATGGATCAAAGTCAGTTGTGCCAATCTTCGTTTTTCCCCAACACTCCCAGCCAGTGCCCAAGAGGATTTTTCTGTAACACTCCTGCAGATGGATTCGGATATTGCTGTTTAA ATAGAAGTCCATGTCCTCAAGGGAATCCATTCCAACGCAATGGCGGGGCGGTAAACTGTGATCGACAGCGCTGCCCAGGACGATATGTTTGTACGCGAGGACCTGGATACGCCGTGTGTTGTCGAGGTAAACCAATGAAGCTTGTTCGTCTTTTGAATACATTATCTCCTAAAACCCATTCATAA